The following nucleotide sequence is from Bradyrhizobium roseum.
AGGGCCTCACCTTCCGCCGCATCATCACGATCGACGACAAGTACCTGTTTACGATCAAGGACGAAGTGACGAACGTCGGAAGCGCGCCGATCACGCTTTACGCCTACGCGCTGATCTCCCGTCACGGCAAGCCGAAAATTGCCGGCTATGCCGTTCGCCACGAAGGTCCGATAGGCGTGATGGGCGATCAGTGCCTGCGCCAGGGTTTCAGCATCATCGCCGAGTGCCAGGAAGGCAGCTACGATGTCCTCGACAAGGAGCGTCAGCTCGTCTTCAACAAGATCAAAAATGCATGGTTCGGCATTACGGACGTGTATTGGGCGGCGACGCTGCTGCCCGACCCCAATACGACGCTCAATGCCCGCTTCTCGGCGGATGGGACCGGCGACCTCACCAAGTATCAAGCTGACTATCTGCTCGAGCCGGTGACGGTCCAGATCGGCGGCACAAGCACGGCCGATGCACGTCTTTTCGGCGGCCCGCGCGAAGTGGCGACGGTCGACCAATACGATCGAGAGCTCAAGCTCAACCGCTTCGAACTCCTGATGGATTGGGGCCGCTTTTACTTCATCACGCGGCCGATGTTCTGGGTGCTCGACTGGCTCTACCACCTCGTCGGAAACTTCGGCGTCGCCATCCTGTTGCTGACGGTGCTGATCAAGCTGGTGTTCTTCCCGCTCGCCAACAAATCCTATGCCTCGATGGCGAAGATGAAGTCGGTGCAGCCGCAACTCGCCGCGCTGAAGGAACGCTTTCCGGACGACCGTCAGAAGCAGCAGCAGGAAATGATGGAGATCTACCGCAAGGAGAAGATCAACCCGATCGCCGGCTGTCTTCCGATCGCGCTGCAGATCCCGGTGTTCTTCTCGCTCTACAAGGTGCTGTTCGTCACCATCGAAATGCGCCACGCGCCGTTCTACGGCTGGATCAAGGATCTCTCGGCGCCCGACCCGACCACGATCTTCAACCTGTTCGGCCTCATCCCGTGGGATCCCATGATGCTCGGAGCCGTGGTCGGCCCATACCTCATGCTCGGCGTCTGGCCGATCATCATGGGCATCACGATGTGGTTCCAGATGAAGCTGAACCCGACGCCGCCGGATCCGACCCAGAAGATGATCTTCGACTGGATGCCGCTGATCTTCACTTTCATGCTGGCCGGCTTCCCGGCGGGTCTCGTGATCTACTGGGCCTGGAACAACCTGCTCTCGGTGCTGCAGCAGAGCTACATCATGCGCAAGAACGGCGTGAAAGTGGAACTGTTCGACAACATCAAGTCGATGTTCGCGCCCAAGAAGGCCGTCGAGAAGACCTGACGACTGACCGTAGCTTCCACCAATCCATCCGCGACGTCATGCCCGGGCCTGTCCCGGGCATCGACGTTTTGGGACATTGAGAACAAGCGACGGTGGGACCAGCGCCGGTGCTCAGCCTTCGCTGATTCGCGTCGGCGAGACGCCGAACCGCCGCCGGAAACAGCGGTTGAAATAGGATACCTCGTTGAAGCCGCACGCGTAGGCGATGTCGCCAACTCGCATGACGGCTTGCGGCGGCCCGGTCAGCAACGCGCGCGCCTTCTGCAGGCGCAATTCCATCACACGCTCGGCGAAGCTGACCCCGCTCTCCTGCATCAATTCGTTGACGTAGCGTGACGACAACCCCATCGCGTGCGCGACTTCTGCGGGGCGGAACGACGGCCGACTGAAGCCGGCCGCGATGCGCCTCAAGATCTCGTGCGCACGCGCCGCGCGCAGGCCGCGCATCCGCGCCAGTTCGCGGGCATCGCGGCCGGTGCCGAACGCGAGCGCGATGAGATCAGTCATGGTGGTACCGATATGCGCCAGCAGTGCAGGTTCGTCGCCGAGATCGTCCGGCGCGAACAGCAGTTGAAGGTACCGGCCGAGGAAGCGCACCGGCGCGAATTCGGCGTCGACCGGCCTGACCAGCAGATCGTCCACGTTGGCAACCAGCGCGCCGAGACGCCGGCGCGGAATGAACAGCGACGACGATGGGTTGTTCGCCGGGCTTCGCAATCGACCGCCCATCGTATTGGTCGCGAGGAGCATACTGCCCGGCCGGATGGTCGCGTCGCGGCCGGACTGCGTGAACGTGGTGACGGACCCGCCCTGGTTCAGGCACAGGATGAGATCATCGCTGCCGTCGATCGCGGCAT
It contains:
- the yidC gene encoding membrane protein insertase YidC, whose protein sequence is MSDNRNTILAVILSGLVLIAWQYFYNMPQMERQRAQTAAQTEAGKTTPGSTAPGSVAPGSTAPQPGAAPSAATPGGQPGAAQPVVSREAAIAASPRIKIETPRLSGSIALKGARIDDLALEKFRETVNPKSPAIVLFSPSNTAHPYYAEFGWVAASGSKARLPDRDTVWQQEGSGALSPGNPITLKYENGEGLTFRRIITIDDKYLFTIKDEVTNVGSAPITLYAYALISRHGKPKIAGYAVRHEGPIGVMGDQCLRQGFSIIAECQEGSYDVLDKERQLVFNKIKNAWFGITDVYWAATLLPDPNTTLNARFSADGTGDLTKYQADYLLEPVTVQIGGTSTADARLFGGPREVATVDQYDRELKLNRFELLMDWGRFYFITRPMFWVLDWLYHLVGNFGVAILLLTVLIKLVFFPLANKSYASMAKMKSVQPQLAALKERFPDDRQKQQQEMMEIYRKEKINPIAGCLPIALQIPVFFSLYKVLFVTIEMRHAPFYGWIKDLSAPDPTTIFNLFGLIPWDPMMLGAVVGPYLMLGVWPIIMGITMWFQMKLNPTPPDPTQKMIFDWMPLIFTFMLAGFPAGLVIYWAWNNLLSVLQQSYIMRKNGVKVELFDNIKSMFAPKKAVEKT
- a CDS encoding AraC family transcriptional regulator is translated as MSVANDETATPGQRFTLASDDLPAHLDDRARLAVWQDRFAKYSCKLDISPVADRPFSIRCELARFQEIGAIRLQGTVDRFERPARYAAIDGSDDLILCLNQGGSVTTFTQSGRDATIRPGSMLLATNTMGGRLRSPANNPSSSLFIPRRRLGALVANVDDLLVRPVDAEFAPVRFLGRYLQLLFAPDDLGDEPALLAHIGTTMTDLIALAFGTGRDARELARMRGLRAARAHEILRRIAAGFSRPSFRPAEVAHAMGLSSRYVNELMQESGVSFAERVMELRLQKARALLTGPPQAVMRVGDIAYACGFNEVSYFNRCFRRRFGVSPTRISEG